One Pontibacter deserti genomic region harbors:
- a CDS encoding RluA family pseudouridine synthase, with protein MKYPVFKDLIIFENEDYIVVNKPPFLATLEDRTPNTTNLLKIARQYNPNLQACHRLDKDTSGCLIFAKNPEAYRNVAIQFEHREVYKVYHAVVWGIHKFEDQLVNKAILPSAKGVAKLTPQGKSAETFFTTLENYNRHTLVECLPVTGRLHQIRVHLASLKAPIVGDELYGGENLYLSSLKRGYNLKKLTEEQPLIKRFALHSHTIGFRLMDGEPVKIEAPYPKDFAVLVKQLRAQ; from the coding sequence ATGAAGTACCCGGTTTTTAAGGACCTGATCATATTTGAGAACGAAGACTATATAGTAGTTAACAAACCACCTTTTCTGGCTACGCTGGAAGATAGAACACCTAATACCACCAACCTGCTTAAAATTGCCCGTCAGTATAACCCGAACCTGCAGGCCTGCCACCGCTTAGATAAAGACACATCGGGGTGCCTGATATTTGCTAAAAACCCGGAAGCTTACCGTAATGTGGCGATACAGTTCGAGCACCGCGAAGTATATAAGGTTTACCATGCCGTAGTTTGGGGTATCCATAAGTTCGAAGACCAATTAGTAAACAAAGCTATACTTCCAAGTGCCAAAGGTGTGGCTAAGCTAACACCACAGGGTAAGTCTGCTGAAACGTTCTTTACGACGCTGGAAAACTATAACCGCCATACTTTGGTAGAGTGTTTACCTGTAACGGGTCGTTTGCACCAGATACGCGTGCACCTGGCATCGCTGAAGGCACCTATTGTGGGCGATGAACTATATGGAGGCGAGAATTTATACCTGAGCAGCCTGAAGCGCGGCTACAACCTGAAAAAGCTAACAGAAGAACAGCCACTAATTAAGCGATTTGCGCTACACTCGCATACCATCGGTTTCAGGTTAATGGACGGAGAGCCGGTAAAAATTGAAGCTCCATACCCGAAGGATTTTGCTGTGCTTGTTAAGCAACTGAGAGCGCAGTAA
- a CDS encoding sensor histidine kinase, translating to MNLNSRTLTILISLAVALVLTAFLALATYFSSKGLIVALVVVFISCFLLVYFSYEALILREIKNVYSSLERIKRQDSRKAEGRSFFTADPLLKIKNEIYEIAAKKQLEIDELKRLQTMRSEFLADVSHELKTPIFAAQGFIHTLLDGAVDDVAVRDKFLQKAANSLDGLDTLVQDLISISQLEKGVIKMQKRNFDVVPLVKEVFEQLEQKAAERHITLHLEAQPGEHVNLHADPNRIRQVFINLIDNAIKYGRNGGNIWVSFNEGKKKFTITVADDGKGIAEEHINRIFERFYRIDKSRARTEGGSGLGLAISKHIIEAHRSFIAISSVVGKGSTLRFKLPKAK from the coding sequence ATGAATTTAAATTCCCGAACGCTTACTATACTTATCTCGCTGGCGGTGGCTTTGGTGCTTACCGCCTTTCTTGCATTAGCGACTTACTTCTCTTCTAAGGGGCTTATAGTTGCGCTGGTGGTGGTGTTTATCAGTTGCTTTTTACTAGTATACTTCTCTTACGAGGCCTTAATACTACGCGAAATAAAGAATGTATATTCCAGCCTGGAGCGCATTAAACGCCAGGACAGCAGAAAAGCTGAAGGTAGATCTTTTTTTACTGCCGACCCTCTACTCAAAATCAAGAATGAAATTTATGAGATAGCGGCCAAAAAGCAGTTAGAAATTGATGAACTGAAGCGACTGCAAACCATGCGGAGTGAATTTCTGGCGGATGTATCACATGAGTTGAAGACACCTATTTTTGCGGCTCAGGGCTTTATACATACCTTACTGGATGGAGCTGTAGATGATGTAGCTGTTCGGGATAAATTCCTGCAGAAAGCAGCCAACAGCCTGGACGGATTGGATACCCTGGTACAGGACCTGATCAGTATTTCGCAGCTGGAGAAGGGTGTTATTAAAATGCAGAAGCGGAACTTTGATGTAGTACCACTGGTAAAAGAAGTTTTTGAGCAACTGGAGCAGAAAGCAGCTGAACGCCACATTACACTTCATTTAGAGGCCCAGCCAGGTGAACACGTAAACTTACATGCCGACCCGAATCGCATACGTCAGGTATTCATCAACCTGATTGATAACGCGATCAAGTATGGCCGGAATGGGGGCAACATCTGGGTATCTTTTAACGAGGGCAAAAAGAAGTTTACAATAACCGTAGCTGATGATGGCAAAGGAATAGCAGAAGAGCACATTAACCGCATTTTTGAGCGCTTTTACAGAATAGATAAGAGCCGCGCCCGCACCGAAGGCGGCTCCGGTTTAGGACTTGCCATTTCCAAGCACATCATTGAAGCACACCGCTCTTTTATAGCTATAAGCAGTGTAGTTGGCAAAGGCTCTACACTCAGGTTTAAATTACCAAAAGCCAAATAA
- a CDS encoding response regulator transcription factor, whose product MQTTPKYKILIVDDEPDIVELLHYNLTREGYEVAQADNGKRAIEVAKAFKPDVILMDVMMPVLDGIAACRQLRETNDFKQTHIIFLTARAEEFSEVAAFDAGADDFITKPIKPRALLSRLAAFARRDAQQDEQEQVIDIAGLKIDRTSFAVYKGEQKIILPKKEFELLAFLASTPNKVFTREELLNSIWGSDVYVIPRTVDVHIRKVREKVGEDHIRTIKGVGYKFNTD is encoded by the coding sequence GTGCAAACTACACCTAAATACAAGATACTGATCGTGGACGATGAGCCCGATATTGTGGAACTGCTGCACTACAACCTTACCCGTGAAGGATACGAAGTGGCGCAGGCCGATAATGGTAAAAGAGCTATTGAAGTAGCGAAGGCTTTTAAACCGGATGTTATCCTGATGGATGTAATGATGCCGGTACTGGATGGTATTGCTGCCTGCCGCCAGTTACGCGAAACAAACGACTTTAAACAAACGCATATTATCTTCCTGACTGCCCGTGCCGAAGAATTCTCTGAAGTAGCTGCTTTTGATGCCGGAGCCGATGACTTTATAACCAAACCTATAAAGCCCCGCGCACTGCTAAGCCGACTGGCAGCCTTTGCCCGTCGCGATGCCCAGCAGGACGAACAGGAACAGGTAATAGACATAGCAGGTCTTAAAATTGACCGCACCAGCTTTGCCGTTTATAAAGGAGAGCAAAAAATTATACTTCCGAAAAAAGAATTTGAACTGCTGGCTTTCCTGGCATCAACACCTAACAAAGTGTTTACCCGCGAAGAACTACTGAACAGCATCTGGGGCAGCGACGTGTATGTAATTCCAAGAACCGTAGATGTACACATCCGGAAGGTGCGTGAAAAAGTTGGTGAAGACCATATTCGTACTATAAAAGGAGTCGGTTATAAGTTTAATACCGACTGA
- a CDS encoding DUF3108 domain-containing protein: protein MKKFTPIILLLVIILSAFATKDRMRTIRNESFSTGEILKYKIHYGPITAAEATIDISNQLYTINGRPNYRATVYGRTSSSFDLFIKIRDTWQSYIDTAAIVPHRFYRSIEEGSYRKKETIDFNHYSNTAAVKSKKKKDPEKTSTHKVSDNVQDIVSGFYYLRTLNYDNMRKGDKFNIKGFFDEENFDMEITYKGRETVSTKSGKIKAIKLVPKMPKNEMFKGENAIIVYLSDDDNKIPVLIEAEMFVGSLKVDLYEFKNLKHKLIAKK from the coding sequence ATGAAGAAGTTTACTCCCATCATCCTTCTACTCGTGATTATACTCTCTGCCTTTGCAACCAAAGACAGAATGCGAACCATACGTAACGAAAGTTTTTCGACTGGCGAGATACTGAAGTATAAAATACACTATGGCCCTATTACAGCAGCCGAAGCAACTATAGATATATCTAATCAGCTGTACACTATAAACGGACGGCCAAACTACCGCGCTACTGTATATGGCCGCACAAGCAGCTCTTTCGACCTCTTTATAAAAATACGTGATACCTGGCAATCTTATATTGATACGGCTGCTATAGTACCACATCGTTTTTACCGCAGTATAGAGGAAGGTAGCTACCGCAAAAAAGAAACAATAGACTTTAATCATTACAGCAATACGGCTGCGGTTAAATCTAAAAAGAAAAAAGACCCAGAAAAGACCAGCACCCATAAAGTATCTGATAACGTGCAGGATATTGTAAGTGGGTTTTACTATTTGCGTACCCTGAACTATGATAATATGCGCAAGGGAGACAAATTCAATATCAAAGGCTTCTTTGATGAAGAAAACTTCGATATGGAGATTACTTACAAAGGTAGAGAAACAGTAAGCACCAAATCAGGTAAGATAAAAGCTATAAAACTGGTACCTAAAATGCCGAAGAACGAGATGTTTAAAGGCGAAAATGCCATCATAGTATATTTATCTGATGACGATAACAAGATACCGGTACTGATTGAAGCTGAAATGTTTGTAGGATCGCTGAAGGTAGACCTTTACGAGTTTAAGAACCTAAAGCACAAGCTCATCGCCAAAAAGTAA
- the recA gene encoding recombinase RecA, with product MSVSNEKLKALQLTIDKLDKTYGKGTVMKLSDNKVEDIPAISTGSLGLDIALGIGGLPRGRVIEIYGPESSGKTTLTMHAIAEAQRNGGLAAFIDAEHAFDKVYAEKLGIDTENLLISQPDNGEQALEIADHLIRSGAIDIIVIDSVAALVPKGELEGDMGDSKMGLQARLMSQALRKLTGTINKTGCCCIFINQLREKIGVMFGNPETTTGGNALKFYASVRLDIRRIGQIKEGADNITGNRTRVKVVKNKVAPPFKVVEFDIMYGEGISKVGEILDLGVELNIVQKSGSWFSYDGNKLGQGRDGVKQILLDNPELMDEIEQKIRAIVKGEPEKVAEVLEDKSADRGE from the coding sequence ATGAGTGTAAGCAACGAAAAACTTAAAGCCCTGCAGCTGACTATCGACAAGCTCGACAAGACTTACGGTAAAGGCACTGTAATGAAGCTTAGCGACAACAAGGTAGAAGACATTCCTGCTATTTCTACAGGGTCTCTTGGGTTGGACATAGCTTTGGGTATTGGCGGTTTGCCACGTGGCCGTGTCATTGAGATCTACGGTCCTGAATCTTCTGGTAAAACCACGCTTACCATGCATGCTATCGCCGAAGCACAGCGCAATGGTGGCCTAGCTGCATTTATCGACGCAGAGCACGCTTTTGATAAAGTATATGCCGAGAAATTAGGTATCGATACAGAAAACTTACTTATCTCTCAGCCAGACAATGGTGAGCAGGCACTTGAGATCGCTGATCACCTGATCCGTTCAGGCGCTATCGATATTATAGTTATTGACTCAGTTGCTGCTCTTGTACCGAAAGGCGAACTGGAAGGCGACATGGGTGACAGCAAAATGGGTCTTCAGGCTCGTTTGATGTCTCAGGCACTTCGTAAGTTAACAGGTACGATCAACAAAACAGGATGCTGCTGTATCTTCATCAACCAGCTTCGTGAGAAGATTGGTGTGATGTTCGGTAACCCTGAAACTACAACCGGTGGTAATGCCCTTAAATTCTACGCATCCGTACGTCTGGATATCCGTCGTATTGGCCAGATCAAAGAAGGTGCTGATAACATTACCGGTAACCGTACCCGCGTTAAAGTTGTGAAGAACAAAGTAGCGCCTCCGTTCAAAGTAGTTGAGTTCGACATCATGTACGGTGAGGGTATCTCTAAAGTAGGTGAGATCCTTGACCTGGGCGTAGAACTGAACATTGTACAAAAATCAGGTTCATGGTTCTCTTACGATGGCAACAAGCTAGGCCAGGGCCGCGATGGTGTAAAACAGATCCTGCTGGATAACCCGGAACTGATGGATGAGATCGAGCAGAAGATCAGAGCTATTGTAAAAGGCGAACCGGAAAAAGTAGCTGAAGTATTGGAAGATAAATCAGCTGATAGAGGTGAGTGA
- a CDS encoding GNAT family N-acetyltransferase, with protein sequence MSLLFNILPDSLDEKLETDHLILRPYQEGDENDFMRVLQENSHTLYPAFSGRIARVKALEDARIQMQQLRTDWDNRKTFDFGVWAKADNNYLGDIALKNVDHKIPKAEIGLYFSGWPETKELVQEALQSIIRFAFDALHLNKVYIRCTTNNKFYGELALENGFVEEGTLRSDFRGLDSNELHDLTYFGMTRKDFESIRQQHSTELV encoded by the coding sequence ATGAGTCTATTATTTAATATTTTACCCGATTCTCTGGATGAAAAGCTGGAGACAGATCACCTTATACTCAGACCTTACCAGGAGGGAGATGAAAATGATTTTATGCGGGTGCTGCAGGAAAACTCCCATACTTTATACCCGGCTTTTAGTGGCCGTATAGCGCGCGTAAAGGCGCTGGAAGATGCCCGTATACAAATGCAGCAACTCAGAACCGATTGGGATAACCGCAAAACCTTTGACTTTGGTGTATGGGCCAAAGCAGACAATAATTACTTAGGTGACATTGCCTTAAAGAATGTAGATCATAAAATACCAAAAGCAGAAATCGGTCTATACTTTAGCGGCTGGCCTGAAACCAAAGAACTGGTACAGGAAGCGCTGCAAAGTATCATCAGGTTTGCTTTTGATGCGCTGCACCTGAACAAAGTATACATCCGGTGTACAACTAATAATAAGTTTTATGGGGAATTGGCGCTGGAGAACGGTTTTGTAGAAGAGGGTACGTTACGTAGCGATTTCAGAGGGTTGGATTCTAATGAACTACATGACTTAACCTACTTTGGCATGACCCGCAAAGATTTTGAAAGTATACGCCAACAACACTCTACAGAACTTGTGTAG
- a CDS encoding SDR family NAD(P)-dependent oxidoreductase: MGDRLKGKVAIVTGGGSGIGEAICKKFAREGASVVVAGFPEDPVEEVVKEIQKEGGTALPFTADLSTEANAKRCVETAVSQYGKLDILVNNAGVFPEVNMLQDYSEEAFEYMLKNNVKTAFVMSKAALPELHKTKGNIVSAGSEAGVLGIAQNTPYGGTKGFIHAFMRGLAVEQAQFGVRCNIVGPGPIDTAWTHESTGPMDSKMVKMIKEATPMGRRGTPEEVANVYLFLASDEASYVTGATYMVDGGITIAKGGVGSQADSEMKKEPKGELELEHSKEGHTSIRK, from the coding sequence ATGGGAGACAGACTTAAAGGTAAAGTAGCTATTGTAACAGGTGGCGGGTCAGGTATAGGCGAAGCAATATGTAAAAAGTTTGCCCGCGAAGGTGCCAGTGTCGTGGTGGCAGGCTTCCCGGAAGACCCTGTAGAAGAAGTAGTGAAAGAAATTCAGAAAGAAGGAGGTACAGCCTTGCCATTTACTGCTGATCTTTCTACAGAAGCTAATGCTAAACGTTGTGTTGAGACGGCCGTGAGCCAATATGGTAAGCTGGATATTTTAGTTAACAATGCTGGCGTATTTCCGGAGGTAAACATGTTGCAGGACTACTCTGAAGAAGCGTTTGAATACATGCTGAAGAACAATGTGAAAACAGCATTTGTGATGAGCAAGGCGGCGCTTCCGGAATTGCATAAAACCAAAGGAAACATTGTGTCTGCGGGCTCTGAGGCTGGCGTGTTGGGTATAGCACAAAATACACCTTATGGCGGCACTAAAGGGTTTATACATGCCTTTATGCGTGGTTTGGCCGTAGAGCAGGCGCAGTTTGGCGTGCGTTGCAATATAGTTGGACCCGGACCTATAGATACCGCCTGGACGCACGAAAGTACTGGCCCTATGGACAGCAAGATGGTGAAGATGATAAAAGAAGCTACGCCTATGGGGCGGCGTGGTACCCCTGAGGAAGTGGCTAATGTATACCTGTTCCTGGCATCGGACGAGGCTTCTTATGTTACTGGTGCTACTTATATGGTTGATGGAGGTATAACTATCGCCAAAGGTGGGGTAGGCAGTCAGGCAGATTCAGAAATGAAGAAAGAGCCGAAAGGAGAACTGGAACTGGAGCACTCCAAAGAAGGCCATACTTCTATCCGTAAGTAA
- a CDS encoding AAA family ATPase — translation MVQQYTSDKEAADALHHAYRNLTNEISKVIVGQDEVVRLVLTAVFCQGHCLLVGVPGLAKTLLIQTIASALDMSFNRVQFTPDLMPSDIVGAETLDKDRNFKFITGPIFANIVLADEINRTPPKTQAALLEAMQEHAVTVAGKRYRLPEPFFVLATQNPIEQEGTYPLPEAQLDRFMFNITLGYPSYESELQIVKNTTGAFTQQLNKILHADDILAFQQLVRRVPVVDNVVEYAVQLVHKTRPGSSMASKAADNYLEWGAGPRASQHLIVGAKCNAILNGKYSPDIEDVQAVALPILRHRIVRNFKAEAEGITEEKLILDLL, via the coding sequence ATGGTACAACAGTATACCTCTGACAAAGAAGCAGCCGACGCGCTACACCACGCCTACCGCAACCTGACCAACGAAATTTCGAAGGTAATTGTGGGGCAGGACGAAGTGGTAAGATTAGTACTAACGGCGGTTTTTTGTCAGGGGCACTGTTTGTTGGTAGGCGTACCGGGCCTTGCCAAAACGCTGCTTATTCAAACTATAGCCTCTGCACTGGACATGTCGTTCAATAGGGTGCAGTTCACCCCGGACCTGATGCCATCGGATATTGTGGGTGCCGAAACGCTGGACAAGGACAGAAACTTTAAATTTATTACCGGCCCGATCTTCGCCAACATTGTACTGGCAGATGAGATAAACCGAACCCCACCTAAAACACAGGCAGCCCTGCTGGAAGCTATGCAGGAACACGCTGTAACGGTAGCAGGCAAACGCTACAGATTACCAGAGCCTTTCTTTGTACTGGCTACGCAAAACCCGATAGAGCAGGAAGGTACTTATCCCCTACCCGAAGCACAGCTCGACCGCTTCATGTTCAACATTACACTGGGCTACCCAAGCTACGAATCGGAACTACAGATTGTAAAGAATACTACGGGAGCTTTTACCCAGCAACTTAACAAGATACTGCATGCCGATGACATACTGGCTTTTCAGCAGTTGGTACGCCGTGTGCCGGTAGTTGATAACGTGGTGGAGTATGCGGTGCAGTTGGTGCATAAAACCCGGCCAGGCTCGTCTATGGCCTCTAAAGCAGCAGATAACTACCTGGAGTGGGGAGCAGGCCCGCGTGCTTCGCAGCACCTTATAGTTGGTGCCAAATGCAATGCCATCCTGAATGGCAAGTATAGCCCTGACATTGAAGATGTACAAGCTGTAGCCTTACCTATACTTCGCCACCGCATCGTGCGCAACTTTAAAGCAGAAGCCGAAGGCATTACCGAAGAGAAGCTAATCCTGGATCTGCTTTAA
- a CDS encoding peptidylprolyl isomerase — MHNQPITTTRVFSVVAAIIVSIMSAFQATAQAPVQRQVDGIIAKIDNQIVLKSELEFSYLQYLAQSKQQPSADLKCQVFKSLVQDKLLLARAEIDSVTVEEDRVTGELNRRIDYLSAQVGGVERLEQYYNKSIRQLKDDLRKTIQDQLVMQKMQEEIAGKVRVTPKEVAAYFSRIPADSLPYFSSEVELGQIVKYAEVSKQQKQEARQQLEELRKRILAGEDFATLAKQYSQDPGSAAAGGELGFFKKKELVPEYEAAALRLEPGGISGIVESQFGFHLIQLIERKGQEFNTRHILIKPATATVNIEESIAELDSIRTLIQNDSISFAKAAKDFSDDFATKDNGGMMTSRNGSTYIPMDQVDPNIFFVIDTMQVGEISEPIPFRTEDGKEAVRIIQLKGKSTPHQANLQDDYPKIAAAALNDKKSKAVDEWFRKNIDSVYIEIDPEYQDCKALQLTQ; from the coding sequence ATGCATAACCAACCGATAACAACAACCCGAGTATTTTCTGTGGTAGCAGCCATTATAGTAAGTATAATGTCGGCTTTCCAGGCTACAGCGCAGGCACCCGTGCAGCGCCAGGTAGATGGCATTATTGCCAAAATAGATAACCAGATCGTGCTCAAATCAGAGCTGGAGTTCAGCTACCTGCAGTACCTGGCCCAGTCGAAACAGCAGCCAAGCGCTGATCTTAAATGCCAGGTGTTCAAGTCGCTTGTTCAGGATAAACTTTTACTGGCCCGTGCAGAGATAGACTCTGTAACAGTGGAAGAAGATCGTGTAACAGGTGAACTTAACAGAAGAATTGATTACTTATCTGCACAGGTAGGTGGTGTAGAGCGCCTGGAGCAATACTATAACAAAAGCATCCGTCAGCTGAAAGATGATCTTCGCAAAACCATACAGGACCAGTTGGTGATGCAGAAAATGCAGGAAGAAATTGCCGGCAAAGTTCGTGTTACACCAAAAGAAGTAGCCGCTTATTTCAGCCGTATTCCTGCAGACAGCCTCCCATACTTCTCAAGCGAAGTAGAATTAGGCCAGATTGTAAAGTATGCAGAAGTAAGCAAGCAGCAGAAGCAGGAAGCGCGTCAGCAATTAGAAGAACTACGCAAGCGTATACTTGCCGGCGAGGACTTTGCTACACTGGCTAAACAATACTCACAAGATCCTGGATCGGCAGCTGCTGGTGGTGAACTGGGCTTCTTTAAGAAGAAAGAACTGGTACCGGAATACGAAGCAGCGGCATTGCGCCTGGAGCCAGGTGGCATTTCAGGTATAGTAGAATCCCAATTTGGTTTCCACCTGATTCAGCTGATTGAGCGTAAAGGCCAGGAGTTTAATACACGTCACATCCTGATTAAGCCTGCTACCGCTACTGTGAATATCGAGGAATCGATAGCTGAACTGGATAGCATCCGTACGCTGATCCAGAACGACAGCATCTCTTTTGCGAAAGCTGCTAAAGATTTTTCTGATGACTTTGCCACAAAAGATAACGGTGGTATGATGACCAGCCGCAACGGCTCTACTTACATCCCGATGGACCAGGTTGATCCAAATATCTTCTTCGTGATCGATACAATGCAGGTAGGCGAAATATCAGAGCCAATTCCGTTCCGTACCGAAGATGGCAAAGAAGCCGTGCGCATCATTCAGTTAAAAGGTAAGTCTACTCCACACCAGGCAAACCTACAAGACGATTATCCGAAAATTGCTGCAGCGGCACTCAACGATAAAAAGAGCAAAGCCGTAGATGAGTGGTTCAGGAAGAATATTGACTCTGTATATATAGAGATCGATCCGGAATACCAGGACTGTAAAGCACTACAACTCACGCAATAA
- a CDS encoding peptidylprolyl isomerase, with amino-acid sequence MRSNHLLVAVAALALAGCTASKKNDSKEPAIATLGSEPLSTTEFKYVYEKNNGGNQDAYTQQSVTDYLELYTNFKLKVLEAESRGLDTTTAFKRELEGYKEQLALPYLTENSVTDQLVREAYDRLKQEVNASHILITLDPDAAPQDTLAAYNRVMELRKRAQAGEDFAKLAKEHSQDPSAAENGGNLGYFTAMQMVYPFENAAYKTEPGQLSMPVRTRFGYHLIKVHDKRNARGEVKVAHIMVRATPGMPKADSLAAKQRVDAIYKRVQRNENWDKLTAEFSEDDNTASNGGELPWFGTGRMIPSFEEAAFALQKEGETAKPVLTPYGWHIIKLLEKRGLPPYEDMEQNLRNKVAKDSRSELNKTLFLKRIRQENNFAEVTAAKTTAFSKATDELLKGTWTYNENDKALKTTLFTIQGKPYTIADFYTYAKENQRPRTTGTAEYAMTLLYDNFVNKSLLDYERANLENKHADYRMLVREYHDGILLFQLMDEKVWSKAVEDSVGLKAYFEANKEKYKWGERADAIVISAANKDLLKAAQEQLEKRRYPVKTAKIPDVMFENGKATLTKDGIAQLNELAELLNEMPNTSLDINGHADAREDAASKELAQKRAQAVAAYLQQEGISEDQLKINSLGKTKQAGPDKTETGRRRNRRVSFTLYSSDLSTLADNLNAGNPLAVQISEKKFQKGENKAVDAVEWKIGTYTTQLNGREYLVIINKVLQPGYKQLNEVRGVAISDYQNYLEEQWVKQLREKYPVTVNKEEVERLIK; translated from the coding sequence ATGCGCAGCAATCACCTACTTGTTGCGGTAGCCGCCTTGGCTCTTGCCGGATGCACAGCATCCAAAAAGAACGACAGCAAAGAACCGGCTATCGCTACGCTTGGCTCCGAGCCGCTTTCTACCACAGAGTTTAAATACGTGTATGAGAAAAACAACGGGGGTAACCAGGACGCCTATACCCAACAGAGCGTTACCGATTACCTGGAGCTATACACTAACTTTAAACTAAAGGTACTGGAAGCCGAAAGCCGCGGTTTGGATACAACTACCGCCTTTAAACGTGAACTGGAAGGCTACAAAGAACAACTGGCCCTGCCTTACCTTACTGAGAATAGTGTAACAGACCAGCTGGTGCGCGAAGCCTATGATCGCCTGAAACAGGAGGTAAATGCTTCCCATATCCTTATTACCTTAGACCCGGATGCAGCTCCGCAGGATACGCTGGCTGCTTACAACCGTGTAATGGAATTACGCAAGCGTGCACAGGCAGGTGAAGACTTTGCAAAACTGGCCAAAGAACATTCACAGGACCCTTCTGCAGCAGAAAATGGCGGTAATTTAGGTTACTTCACTGCCATGCAGATGGTGTACCCGTTCGAGAACGCTGCTTACAAAACAGAACCTGGTCAGCTCTCGATGCCGGTGCGTACCCGTTTCGGATACCACCTGATAAAAGTTCATGATAAGCGTAATGCACGTGGTGAAGTTAAAGTAGCACACATTATGGTTCGTGCCACACCAGGTATGCCTAAAGCAGACTCATTGGCTGCTAAACAACGTGTTGATGCTATTTATAAACGTGTGCAGCGTAACGAGAACTGGGATAAACTAACCGCAGAATTCTCAGAAGACGATAATACAGCCAGCAATGGCGGTGAATTGCCTTGGTTCGGTACCGGCCGTATGATCCCTTCTTTTGAGGAAGCTGCTTTTGCCCTGCAAAAAGAAGGCGAAACAGCTAAGCCTGTACTTACACCATATGGCTGGCACATAATCAAGTTACTCGAAAAGCGTGGACTTCCTCCGTATGAAGACATGGAGCAGAATCTGCGCAACAAAGTAGCCAAAGACTCCCGCTCTGAGCTAAACAAGACTTTATTCCTTAAGCGCATTCGCCAGGAAAATAACTTTGCTGAAGTTACTGCAGCTAAAACAACTGCTTTCAGCAAAGCAACTGATGAGCTACTGAAAGGCACCTGGACTTATAACGAAAATGATAAGGCCTTAAAAACTACTCTGTTTACCATACAGGGCAAGCCTTATACCATAGCTGACTTTTATACTTACGCCAAAGAAAACCAGCGCCCACGCACCACCGGCACAGCTGAATATGCGATGACGTTGCTTTACGATAACTTTGTAAATAAAAGCCTGCTGGATTACGAACGTGCCAACCTGGAGAACAAGCACGCCGACTACCGCATGCTGGTGCGCGAGTACCACGATGGTATTCTGCTGTTCCAGTTAATGGATGAGAAAGTATGGTCTAAAGCTGTAGAAGACAGCGTTGGGCTTAAAGCTTACTTCGAGGCAAACAAAGAGAAATATAAGTGGGGCGAGCGTGCCGATGCCATAGTGATCAGTGCGGCAAACAAGGATTTGCTGAAGGCAGCGCAGGAGCAGCTGGAAAAGCGCCGTTACCCTGTAAAAACGGCTAAGATACCAGATGTGATGTTTGAGAATGGCAAAGCTACGCTTACAAAAGATGGAATAGCCCAGCTTAACGAACTGGCAGAACTACTGAACGAGATGCCAAACACCAGCCTTGATATTAATGGTCATGCTGATGCACGCGAAGATGCAGCATCTAAGGAGTTAGCTCAAAAACGTGCTCAGGCAGTAGCTGCTTACCTGCAGCAGGAAGGTATCTCTGAAGATCAGCTAAAGATTAACAGCTTAGGCAAAACCAAACAAGCTGGCCCTGATAAAACAGAAACCGGCCGCCGACGCAACCGTCGTGTATCATTTACGCTTTACTCTTCGGATTTGAGCACCCTTGCTGATAACCTGAATGCCGGCAACCCACTGGCAGTACAGATCTCTGAAAAGAAATTCCAGAAAGGTGAGAACAAGGCTGTAGATGCTGTAGAATGGAAAATCGGAACATACACCACACAACTGAACGGCCGCGAATATCTTGTAATCATAAACAAAGTGCTGCAGCCGGGTTATAAACAACTGAACGAAGTGCGTGGCGTTGCCATCTCTGATTACCAGAACTATCTGGAAGAGCAATGGGTAAAGCAGCTTCGTGAAAAATACCCTGTAACTGTTAACAAAGAAGAAGTAGAGAGGCTGATAAAATAA